Genomic window (Roseivirga sp. 4D4):
GAACTGACATTGCCTGATGATCAGGGAGCATTAAAGTCGGTAGATGCTTTTTTGAGTGAGTTGAAGGAGTATCCTCAAGTCAAAGGAGCAGCTAAGAGCACAGTCGATTTGACATTTGGCTTTGGAGTAGGGAGTTACCTCATGAAAAGCCCAAAAGGCGAGGAGGTAAATGCCAACCTTGCTGCCATAAGTGTGGGTTTTGGTTTTGCTGAAAGCTTGGGAATTCAATATATAGCTGGGGGTGACTTCAATGAACATAAACCTTCGGAAAGAGGGGTAATCATCAACGAAGCGGCTATGAACCAATATGAGTGGAATGATAATCCGCTGAAAGTAAAATACCTTTCGAGGGATCGACAAGGTGAAGTGGTTGACGAGTGGGATGTGATTGGTGTGGTCAGTGACTTTAAGCCAGGAGAGGCTTACAATACCATCAACCCATTGATTATCTTCTTGGATGCCCGTAGCATACCCGAGATGAGGGTTTTCGTGAATTTAGAACTCGAAAACCCCGAGACCTTTGCTCCGGAATTAGGCAACTTATGGGAAAGACATTTTCCCAATCAGGTATTCGAATTTCAGGTTTTGGAGGATCGATTAAATAGGCTCTACGCCAAGGAAGAAACCTTTCAAGAGTTGCTCGCTGTGCTCAACATGATCACTATGCTGATCACAATTCTAGGGGTTATAGGTCTGATTTCATTTACAACCGAAGTCCGCAAAAAAGAGATTGCTATTCGAAAAATTAGTGGAGCCAAAGTTGAAACCATCATGAATCTATTATCAAAGCAGTTCCTAGTGCTTTTGGTTGTAGCCTTTGCCATCGCTGGACCAATCGGTTATTACATGTCGAACAATTGGCTGAGTGATTTTAGTATTCGCACGGAATTGACAGTGCTACCCATCGGTTTTACCTTTCTGGTTTGTCTCCTCTTTACCCTTGCAGCTATTTCTTATCATGCTTTAAGGGCTGCAAATGCCAACCCTGTAAAAGCCTTGCGTTATGAGTAGATAGTGGTTGCGTTCGTCTAGGACTTAAACAATAGCCTTTTTGAAGCGTTAGTTTTAAAAGTATTTATGTCGTTTTCGCTATTACTTAAAGCCTATTTGCTCACAACGGTGGTGTTTTTTGCCATTGATATCCTATGGCTGGGTGTCATTGCGAAGAACCTTTACAATAAGTATTTGAGAAGACTTCTGGCACCTAAGGTGAATTGGTTTGCTGCCATCATCTTCTACCTGATCTTCATAGTGGGTATTTTCTACTTTGCCATAGTGCCTTCAGTAGAAGCTGGCTCTTTGGAACAGGCCATTTTGAAAGGTGCTCTCTTTGGCTTTTTTACCTATGCCACCTATGATTTGACCAACCTGGCCACCTTGAGAGGCTGGCCGATTCGCATAGTTTTTATTGATATCATTTGGGGTTCTGTGCTGACAGCTTCAGTAAGTACAGCGGGCTTTTATATCACTAACTGGCTAATGGCATGATACAAGTCGTGCTTGACTTATTGCTACTAGGCCTGGCTTACGCTAGCTTCTGGTTTATCGTTTCTATCATAGTTAAAAGGAATGACATCGCTGATGTGGCCTGGGGTCTGGGATACGTTGGACTCTGCGTCTATCTATACCTTACTCAAATGCGCAGTGAGGTAGCTGATCTGGCCTATGGTGTTGTAATCATTTGGGGGCTCAGACTTAGTATCTACATCGGCTTACGGAACCTGAAAAAGAAAGAAGATTTTCGCTACAAAAAATGGCGAGAGGAGTGGGGGAGTAATTTCTATTGGCGTTCCTACTTGCAGGTATACCTGTTGCAAGTGTTGCTCTTGCTGATCATAAGCACGCCTCTTATAATAGTAAGTCAAGCCTACGGGAGCGAACTTAATTTTTTAGCTGGTTTTGGATTGGCTCTTTGGCTGACTGGCTTCTATTGGCAGGCTGTTGGAGATTATCAGCTAGCGCGATTCAAAAAGAAAAAGACACACAAAGATCAAATCATACAATCAGGACTATGGGAGCACTCACGTCACCCTAACTACTTTGGTGAGATCCTAATGTGGTTTGGAGTTGGACTGATCGTATTGAATGTGTCAAACGGCTGGACTGGCTTGATAAGCCCAATTCTAATCACCTATTTGCTCTTGAAAGTCTCTGGAGTTCCCATGCTCGAAAGGCGATACAAAGACAATGCAGCCTTCCAAGCCTACAAGAAAAGGACCCCGGCAGTTTTTCCTAATCTGTGGTCACGGTAAGTAGGCCCTGATCACTGATTTTGTTCATAACCAAGTTATTTGCTCTATAAAGTATAACTAATATAAATTTGTCTCGTATATTAGTTCTATTAAATATATCATATAGATGGAAAAGGAACACCTGGGTGAGCTTGAAGAGTTGATTTTGCTGCTTGTCGTAATGCTTAAAGACGAGGCTTATGGCTTCGCTAT
Coding sequences:
- a CDS encoding DUF1295 domain-containing protein, with the protein product MIQVVLDLLLLGLAYASFWFIVSIIVKRNDIADVAWGLGYVGLCVYLYLTQMRSEVADLAYGVVIIWGLRLSIYIGLRNLKKKEDFRYKKWREEWGSNFYWRSYLQVYLLQVLLLLIISTPLIIVSQAYGSELNFLAGFGLALWLTGFYWQAVGDYQLARFKKKKTHKDQIIQSGLWEHSRHPNYFGEILMWFGVGLIVLNVSNGWTGLISPILITYLLLKVSGVPMLERRYKDNAAFQAYKKRTPAVFPNLWSR
- a CDS encoding DUF2177 family protein, with product MSFSLLLKAYLLTTVVFFAIDILWLGVIAKNLYNKYLRRLLAPKVNWFAAIIFYLIFIVGIFYFAIVPSVEAGSLEQAILKGALFGFFTYATYDLTNLATLRGWPIRIVFIDIIWGSVLTASVSTAGFYITNWLMA